The following are encoded together in the Pseudoalteromonas ruthenica genome:
- the mnmC gene encoding bifunctional tRNA (5-methylaminomethyl-2-thiouridine)(34)-methyltransferase MnmD/FAD-dependent 5-carboxymethylaminomethyl-2-thiouridine(34) oxidoreductase MnmC: MITHAKIHFNDCGTPVADDFDDVYFSNEDGLAESDYVFYQHNHISERLRSHPREQFVIAETGFGTGLNFLNAWQRFATQTEKKATRLHFISFEKFPIQRQDLARALAAWPQLSHYSEQLVAQYPEALPGCHRLHFGEVTLDLWIGDVLDSIEQMNFNQHGLVDAWFLDGFAPSKNPDMWQQSLFDAMAHLGREAASFATFTAAGFVRRGLQQAGFKVNKVKGYGRKREMIVGELEHTTATTNVPAPFVRHTRPLDKVAIVGGGIAAATLAHRLTARNIPCTLFCADDELAQGASHNKQGAVYPHLQADVSPSSELFAHSFLYAKRLYEQLANDVDFAHQWCGVLLQGVKEEGQKRHANLLSKNNWPQWLIQGVDAKQASDIAGIDTPYGGLFIPDAGWVSPVELVQALVTQAKRQAQLDIHFATQVTAVNRVGERWQLLCKNQGYDGFSDVFICMGEHSTELLPENELALQSVRGQVSHLSASDNSRKLNTVLCHKGYFTPAHDGSHCMGATFEKDTQARDIRDADDRTNWQQFAGFYGDCDWTQELQDINGAKAAIRATLADHLPIIGQYAQQDDYIAAFPLLPKGQWQGQQPLRHQNPGLHLFTGLGARGLCTAPLCAESLVASLCDEPLPISNRVDQALHPARFIIRDLKRGQIK; the protein is encoded by the coding sequence ATGATTACCCACGCTAAAATCCATTTTAATGACTGTGGCACCCCCGTCGCCGATGATTTTGACGATGTTTACTTCTCTAATGAAGACGGCCTGGCGGAATCAGATTATGTATTTTATCAGCATAACCACATCAGTGAGCGACTACGCAGTCATCCGCGCGAGCAATTTGTCATTGCCGAAACAGGGTTTGGTACGGGTTTAAACTTTTTGAATGCATGGCAACGCTTTGCCACCCAAACAGAGAAAAAAGCCACCCGGCTGCATTTTATCTCCTTTGAAAAATTTCCTATCCAGCGTCAGGATTTAGCTCGAGCTCTAGCAGCCTGGCCGCAACTGAGCCATTACAGTGAGCAACTGGTGGCACAGTACCCCGAGGCCTTGCCTGGTTGCCATCGCCTGCACTTTGGCGAAGTTACCTTGGATTTATGGATTGGCGATGTGCTTGATAGCATCGAGCAGATGAACTTCAATCAGCATGGTCTTGTCGATGCGTGGTTTTTAGATGGCTTTGCCCCGAGTAAAAATCCTGATATGTGGCAGCAGTCTTTGTTCGATGCTATGGCACATCTTGGTCGCGAAGCCGCCAGCTTTGCCACCTTCACCGCTGCAGGCTTTGTACGCCGAGGGCTGCAGCAAGCCGGGTTCAAGGTGAATAAAGTGAAAGGCTATGGCCGCAAGCGCGAGATGATAGTGGGTGAGCTTGAACATACCACCGCGACCACCAATGTTCCGGCGCCATTTGTTCGCCATACCCGCCCCTTAGATAAGGTTGCCATTGTTGGTGGTGGCATCGCTGCGGCGACATTGGCTCATCGGTTAACGGCACGCAATATTCCTTGCACCCTCTTTTGCGCTGACGACGAACTGGCTCAAGGTGCGTCACACAACAAACAAGGCGCAGTGTATCCGCACTTGCAAGCAGATGTATCGCCCTCCAGTGAGCTCTTCGCGCACAGCTTTTTATATGCCAAGCGCTTGTACGAGCAACTGGCAAACGATGTTGATTTTGCCCACCAATGGTGTGGCGTGCTGCTACAAGGCGTTAAAGAGGAAGGACAAAAACGCCATGCCAACTTGCTCAGTAAGAACAATTGGCCGCAGTGGTTGATACAGGGTGTAGATGCGAAGCAAGCCAGCGATATTGCCGGCATTGATACTCCCTATGGTGGTTTATTCATCCCTGATGCGGGCTGGGTTAGCCCCGTGGAACTGGTGCAGGCATTGGTCACTCAAGCCAAGCGGCAGGCGCAGCTCGACATCCATTTTGCCACTCAGGTTACGGCTGTTAATCGCGTGGGTGAGCGGTGGCAGTTGCTATGCAAAAACCAGGGCTATGACGGTTTTAGCGATGTATTTATTTGTATGGGGGAGCACTCCACTGAGCTGTTGCCAGAGAACGAGTTGGCGCTACAAAGTGTGCGCGGTCAAGTGTCACACCTGAGCGCCAGCGATAACTCGCGCAAGCTCAACACTGTGCTTTGCCACAAAGGGTATTTTACACCGGCTCACGATGGCAGCCATTGTATGGGCGCAACCTTTGAAAAAGACACCCAAGCGCGAGATATTCGCGATGCTGATGATCGTACTAATTGGCAACAATTTGCCGGATTTTATGGTGATTGCGACTGGACTCAAGAGTTGCAGGATATTAACGGTGCCAAAGCCGCTATTCGCGCGACCCTCGCAGATCATTTGCCTATTATTGGGCAATATGCGCAACAAGACGATTATATAGCGGCCTTCCCTTTGCTACCTAAAGGACAGTGGCAAGGCCAGCAACCACTGCGTCATCAAAACCCTGGTTTACACTTGTTTACTGGCTTAGGGGCACGAGGCTTATGCACGGCTCCCCTGTGCGCCGAGAGCTTAGTTGCCAGCCTATGTGACGAGCCGTTACCGATTTCAAATCGTGTCGATCAAGCCCTGCACCCTGCCCGTTTTATTATTCGCGACCTAAAGCGCGGACAAATAAAGTGA
- a CDS encoding flagellar protein MotY, whose protein sequence is MIRFSLIALSVLLSAQAQAAMRSYEASAQSSHWTLVENSRLQCQLNHEVPYYGEAIFRAHASKNKALNFNLDMVVRPNNYDLAALEAVPPSWRPGTHAKALASMELLRQFDGELGDSTAWEMLSELEKGNHPTFYYQDWRNARDQVSVGLSSVNFKQAYWAFLQCRDGLLPFSFEDIAFTVMNYKKNSSELTKSSKKRLAQIGEYLKHDKEIESVMISAYTDSYGGRWNNLELSKRRAAAIAEYIKELGVDEGKLVTTGFGEKRHVAPNETVIGRGKNRRVVIQIAKP, encoded by the coding sequence ATGATTAGGTTTTCATTAATTGCATTGAGTGTGTTGTTAAGCGCTCAGGCGCAGGCGGCGATGCGCAGCTATGAGGCTTCAGCACAGTCCTCGCATTGGACCTTGGTAGAAAACTCGCGTTTACAGTGCCAACTTAATCATGAAGTTCCCTATTATGGCGAAGCCATATTCCGCGCTCATGCTAGCAAAAATAAAGCCTTAAACTTTAATTTGGACATGGTTGTTCGCCCCAATAATTATGACTTAGCCGCATTGGAAGCGGTGCCGCCAAGCTGGCGCCCAGGCACCCATGCGAAAGCGTTAGCGTCAATGGAGCTACTGCGGCAATTCGATGGCGAGCTCGGTGACAGTACGGCTTGGGAGATGCTCTCAGAGCTAGAAAAGGGCAATCACCCCACTTTTTACTACCAAGACTGGCGTAACGCCCGTGATCAGGTTTCGGTAGGCTTATCGTCGGTTAATTTTAAGCAAGCGTATTGGGCGTTTTTACAATGTCGTGACGGATTATTGCCTTTTAGTTTTGAAGATATCGCGTTTACGGTGATGAACTACAAGAAAAACTCCAGCGAGTTGACCAAATCATCGAAAAAGCGCCTCGCACAGATAGGTGAGTACCTCAAGCATGACAAAGAAATAGAATCGGTGATGATCTCGGCCTATACCGATAGCTATGGTGGACGTTGGAATAACCTCGAACTTTCTAAACGCCGTGCGGCGGCGATTGCCGAGTATATTAAAGAGTTAGGTGTAGATGAAGGTAAGTTGGTGACAACGGGGTTTGGCGAGAAGCGCCATGTAGCTCCAAACGAGACGGTGATTGGTCGCGGCAAAAACCGTCGCGTAGTGATTCAAATAGCTAAGCCATAA
- the rnt gene encoding ribonuclease T: MADTEPTRFAQRFRGFFPVVIDVETAGFNKNTDALLEIAVTTLKMDEQGYLHLDQTQHFHVDPFEGANIEQSAIEFNGIDPFSPLRGAVDESEAMKSICKFVRKAQKDAGCQRSVVVAHNAAFDHGFLNAAIERCKIKRTPFHPFVSFDTTSLAGLALGQTVLAKACRTAGIEFDNAQAHSALYDTERTAELFCFIVNKWQSLGGWPLASTETSEEPTPPANTEGV, encoded by the coding sequence ATGGCAGACACAGAACCAACACGCTTTGCACAGCGCTTTCGCGGCTTCTTTCCTGTAGTTATCGACGTGGAAACCGCTGGCTTTAATAAAAATACCGACGCATTGCTTGAAATTGCTGTCACCACATTAAAAATGGATGAGCAAGGCTACTTGCACCTAGACCAAACGCAACATTTTCATGTTGACCCTTTTGAAGGGGCAAACATCGAGCAATCGGCTATTGAGTTTAATGGTATCGACCCTTTCTCGCCATTGCGTGGCGCCGTGGATGAAAGCGAAGCAATGAAAAGTATCTGTAAATTTGTACGCAAAGCGCAAAAAGATGCTGGTTGCCAACGCTCCGTGGTGGTTGCTCATAATGCCGCCTTTGATCATGGCTTTTTAAATGCCGCCATTGAGCGCTGTAAAATTAAACGCACGCCATTTCACCCCTTTGTAAGCTTTGACACCACGTCGCTGGCCGGATTAGCGTTAGGACAAACGGTACTGGCGAAAGCGTGTCGCACTGCGGGAATCGAGTTTGATAATGCCCAGGCACACAGCGCCTTGTATGATACAGAGCGCACCGCTGAGCTGTTCTGCTTTATCGTTAACAAATGGCAAAGCTTGGGAGGCTGGCCGCTCGCTAGTACCGAGACTAGCGAAGAGCCTACACCGCCGGCAAATACCGAAGGCGTCTAA